In one window of Lewinellaceae bacterium DNA:
- a CDS encoding mechanosensitive ion channel, with protein sequence MNVAKLNDFLNNLGGWIWDIAPKFLLAIAILLIGFWLVKKVLVVLHRLLAKAFISPELEGFLTSMASIALKIIVVLFAAGTLGFQVSSIVGVLAGIVFAIGLALQGFLGNFASGMTIIFFKPYKVGDWVQISDVFGRVERIEIFNTLLVTPGNKTLIVPNGKVTDSIITNFSMKNYIRLELKVTMAYSESFPKVRETIEKALLDFPVILQDPAPIIGIESFDSHNILVSVRPCILPDDYWTATFETYQRIKHAFNEAGIEVAYSEGIELGKIGV encoded by the coding sequence ATGAACGTAGCGAAGTTGAATGATTTTCTCAATAATCTGGGTGGCTGGATCTGGGATATAGCACCCAAATTTTTATTGGCCATCGCCATCCTGCTGATCGGCTTCTGGCTGGTCAAAAAAGTACTGGTGGTCCTTCATCGACTGTTAGCTAAGGCATTCATATCACCAGAGCTGGAAGGGTTTCTCACCTCCATGGCCAGCATTGCCCTGAAAATTATTGTGGTCCTGTTTGCAGCCGGTACGCTGGGTTTCCAGGTGTCTTCCATCGTTGGGGTATTGGCTGGGATCGTCTTCGCCATCGGGCTTGCACTGCAGGGGTTCCTTGGCAATTTTGCATCCGGCATGACCATCATTTTTTTCAAACCATACAAAGTAGGCGATTGGGTGCAGATCTCGGATGTCTTTGGCCGCGTGGAACGCATTGAGATCTTCAACACGTTATTGGTGACACCCGGTAATAAAACCCTCATTGTGCCCAACGGAAAAGTGACCGATAGCATCATCACCAATTTCTCGATGAAAAACTACATCCGGCTTGAGTTAAAGGTCACGATGGCATATTCGGAAAGTTTTCCCAAAGTGCGGGAAACCATCGAGAAGGCGCTCCTTGACTTTCCGGTCATTCTTCAGGATCCTGCACCCATTATCGGCATCGAGTCTTTTGACAGCCACAACATCCTCGTCAGTGTACGACCGTGTATCCTTCCGGATGATTATTGGACCGCCACATTTGAAACCTATCAGCGCATCAAACACGCCTTTAACGAAGCGGGCATCGAGGTCGCCTACTCGGAAGGTATTGAGTTGGGCAAAATAGGGGTTTAA
- a CDS encoding RidA family protein codes for MKVFYSFAFFILILATGCEAPSTSQPATSENQETMDPSYNPEAKLQELGITLPEVGAPVANYVNTVRVGNLVYTSGKGPNTPDGGYITGKVGVDLTQEQGYEAAKLAAIQLIASLKAEVGDLKKIKRIVKVLGMVNCAPDFGNQPEVVNGCSDLLVHVFGEHGRHARSAVGMGSLPRNIAIEIELIAEVYP; via the coding sequence ATGAAAGTCTTTTATTCATTTGCTTTTTTTATCCTAATATTGGCAACCGGATGTGAAGCTCCTTCGACTTCCCAGCCGGCCACCAGCGAAAATCAGGAAACCATGGATCCATCGTACAACCCCGAAGCGAAACTGCAGGAATTAGGCATCACCCTCCCGGAAGTAGGGGCGCCCGTTGCGAACTATGTAAATACCGTACGCGTCGGCAATCTGGTCTATACCTCTGGGAAAGGGCCTAACACGCCGGATGGCGGATACATAACCGGGAAAGTAGGTGTCGACCTGACCCAGGAGCAAGGTTATGAAGCAGCTAAATTGGCTGCTATTCAGTTGATAGCATCGCTGAAAGCTGAAGTGGGTGATCTTAAGAAGATCAAGCGCATTGTGAAAGTGTTGGGCATGGTCAATTGTGCGCCGGACTTTGGCAATCAGCCGGAAGTAGTGAATGGATGTTCTGACCTGCTGGTTCATGTTTTTGGTGAACATGGACGGCATGCCAGATCAGCCGTAGGCATGGGCTCATTGCCCCGGAACATTGCCATCGAGATTGAATTGATAGCAGAAGTATACCCTTAA
- a CDS encoding aldehyde dehydrogenase family protein has product MKKDFIKKLRLTKINAGSWTGMKSSTSDDHLESYSPVDGQLIGKVSVTSRKDYDKIIQTAEKAFVYWRTVPAPKRGEIVRQYGDALRRHKEHLGMLVSYEMGKSYQEGLGEVQEMIDICDFAVGLSRQLYGLSMHSERPAHRMYEQWHPLGIVGIVSAFNFPVAVWSWNAMIALVCGDVVVWKPSEKVPLCGVACQLIFQDILKANKMPEGIVNLINGDYRVGEYMTHDERVPLISATGSIRMGKIVGTAVAQRLGRSLLELGGNNAIIITPSSDMKLVLTGAVFGAVGTAGQRCTSTRRLIIHESIYEDVKKALRKAYRQIRIGNPLDASNHMGPLIDTDAVALYENSLKAVKEQGGTFLVRGKALTGEGYDSGCYVSPSIAEVTNDLAIVQHETFAPLLYLIKYSTIEEAIALQNGVPQGLSSAIMTTNLREAELYLSTAGSDCGIANVNIGTSGAEIGGAFGGEKQTGGGRESGSDSWKAYMRRQTNTINYSTELPLAQGIKFDF; this is encoded by the coding sequence ATGAAAAAAGATTTCATCAAAAAATTACGACTCACAAAAATCAATGCAGGAAGCTGGACCGGGATGAAATCCAGCACATCCGATGATCATCTGGAATCCTATTCTCCCGTAGACGGGCAGCTGATTGGAAAAGTAAGCGTGACCAGTCGCAAAGATTACGATAAAATCATCCAGACTGCCGAGAAAGCTTTTGTTTACTGGAGGACAGTCCCCGCTCCCAAGCGCGGAGAGATCGTGCGGCAATACGGAGATGCTTTGCGCAGGCATAAAGAACATCTGGGTATGCTGGTCTCCTATGAAATGGGAAAGAGTTATCAGGAAGGTCTGGGAGAAGTACAGGAAATGATCGACATCTGTGATTTTGCAGTTGGCCTGTCCCGGCAACTCTACGGATTGTCCATGCATTCGGAGCGACCTGCACACCGCATGTACGAGCAATGGCATCCCCTCGGGATCGTGGGCATCGTGTCTGCGTTTAACTTCCCGGTGGCAGTATGGTCCTGGAATGCCATGATCGCCCTGGTCTGCGGCGATGTGGTCGTTTGGAAACCATCGGAAAAAGTACCACTCTGCGGCGTAGCCTGCCAGCTGATCTTTCAGGACATCCTCAAGGCCAATAAAATGCCGGAAGGCATTGTCAACCTGATCAACGGGGATTACCGGGTCGGGGAATACATGACGCATGACGAGCGGGTACCCTTGATTTCGGCCACCGGCAGCATCCGTATGGGCAAGATCGTCGGCACGGCGGTGGCTCAACGCCTGGGCCGCTCCTTACTGGAGCTGGGAGGTAACAATGCCATCATCATCACCCCAAGTTCGGACATGAAGCTGGTTCTTACCGGGGCCGTTTTCGGTGCCGTAGGTACTGCCGGGCAGCGGTGTACTTCAACGCGCCGGCTGATCATCCACGAATCCATCTACGAAGACGTAAAGAAGGCGTTGCGCAAAGCCTACCGGCAAATACGCATCGGCAATCCGCTGGATGCCTCCAATCACATGGGTCCGCTGATTGATACCGACGCAGTAGCCCTTTACGAAAATTCGCTGAAAGCCGTTAAGGAGCAGGGCGGTACCTTCCTGGTACGGGGTAAAGCGCTGACCGGAGAAGGGTATGACTCCGGATGTTATGTGAGCCCTTCGATCGCCGAGGTTACCAATGATCTGGCCATCGTACAGCACGAGACATTCGCGCCGTTGCTGTACCTGATCAAATATTCGACCATCGAGGAAGCCATTGCTTTGCAGAATGGCGTTCCACAGGGACTATCTTCGGCTATTATGACCACTAATTTGCGGGAGGCAGAGCTTTATCTCTCGACCGCCGGATCGGATTGTGGCATAGCCAATGTCAATATCGGCACGAGTGGCGCAGAGATCGGCGGAGCGTTTGGTGGTGAGAAGCAGACCGGTGGCGGACGGGAAAGTGGTTCCGACTCCTGGAAAGCCTACATGCGCCGGCAGACCAATACCATTAATTACAGCACGGAGCTGCCTTTAGCACAAGGGATCAAATTTGATTTTTAA
- a CDS encoding HD domain-containing protein, translating into MNRTEAEALLFSMTETEALRRHMRSVELVMRRLAQHFGEDEDLFGITGLLHDADYEKWPEKHPNLIVEELRKQGEDEMAHAIAGHYTKWNVPRNSLLDKCIVAADELTGFTYAAALIRPTKIDGMEPKSVIKKLKTKGFAASVDRDEVYKGAEMIGMELPDLIKMIIEVLTEHKEEMDLE; encoded by the coding sequence ATGAATCGTACAGAAGCAGAAGCCCTCTTGTTTTCGATGACTGAGACCGAAGCCCTGCGACGCCATATGCGCAGCGTAGAACTGGTCATGCGCAGACTGGCACAGCACTTTGGTGAAGATGAAGACCTCTTCGGTATTACCGGTTTGCTCCACGATGCAGATTATGAAAAGTGGCCGGAAAAGCACCCTAATCTGATCGTGGAAGAACTGCGCAAGCAGGGCGAGGATGAAATGGCTCACGCGATTGCCGGCCATTATACCAAGTGGAATGTGCCTCGCAACAGCCTGCTCGACAAATGCATTGTGGCCGCTGACGAGCTAACGGGATTTACGTATGCCGCCGCTTTGATCCGACCCACCAAGATTGATGGAATGGAGCCCAAATCCGTCATTAAAAAACTCAAGACCAAAGGCTTTGCGGCCAGTGTGGACCGCGATGAAGTGTATAAGGGTGCCGAGATGATCGGCATGGAGTTGCCGGATCTCATCAAAATGATCATCGAGGTCCTTACGGAGCATAAGGAAGAAATGGATTTGGAGTAA
- a CDS encoding sulfurtransferase, with the protein MSDSILTAAALYHHLDKPDWRVFDTRFSLPDPAAGEQAYLNGHIPGAIYAHLDRDLSQPVIPGVTGRHPLPDKKNWEETLNKWGLSKDMHLVVYDDQIGGIAARLWWMLRWSGFPKVMVLDGGWQSWVNGGFPVTKDIAKPGLSSYTPDYHDEWLIPAQEVDRWRQDPAFCVVDSREAIRYRGEQEPIDPVAGHVPGAVNLPFGENMSETKAWKSAHTLKDRFAVIADKVPADHTVFYCGSGVTACHNILAYHQAGLGMPCLYAGSWSHWIADPSRPVALGENP; encoded by the coding sequence ATGTCTGATTCAATCCTGACCGCTGCGGCACTATACCATCACCTTGATAAGCCTGACTGGCGGGTATTTGACACCCGGTTTTCTCTGCCCGATCCTGCTGCCGGAGAGCAGGCTTACCTGAATGGCCACATCCCGGGAGCTATCTATGCCCATCTGGATCGTGATCTATCGCAACCGGTGATCCCGGGGGTTACCGGCAGACATCCCTTGCCGGACAAAAAAAATTGGGAAGAGACTCTGAATAAATGGGGTCTCAGCAAGGACATGCACCTTGTCGTATACGACGATCAGATTGGAGGTATCGCTGCACGGCTGTGGTGGATGCTGCGATGGTCAGGGTTCCCCAAGGTGATGGTCCTTGATGGTGGCTGGCAGTCCTGGGTGAATGGCGGATTTCCGGTGACCAAAGACATTGCGAAACCGGGTTTATCATCCTATACCCCGGATTATCACGACGAATGGCTGATACCAGCCCAGGAGGTGGATCGCTGGAGACAAGATCCGGCATTCTGTGTGGTGGACAGCCGGGAAGCTATCCGGTACCGTGGCGAACAGGAACCCATTGACCCGGTGGCCGGTCATGTACCGGGAGCAGTAAATCTGCCCTTCGGTGAAAACATGAGCGAAACCAAAGCCTGGAAATCAGCCCATACGCTGAAGGACCGTTTTGCCGTCATAGCCGATAAAGTACCTGCCGACCACACCGTCTTTTATTGCGGATCTGGTGTAACCGCATGTCACAACATTCTGGCTTATCACCAGGCCGGATTGGGTATGCCTTGCTTATATGCCGGATCATGGAGCCACTGGATTGCCGACCCATCGCGCCCGGTTGCATTAGGAGAAAATCCCTGA
- a CDS encoding AAA family ATPase produces the protein MTYDDFTIKAQECILEGQKLAGTLHQQQVDTTHLLLGIMNSEESISSFLLQKMHVDMDQLRTILDQAIRNYPRSEGANKQFLSSDANAALARAKKMMPIFGDEYISVELILLGILQGKDKAASLLQGLGATETAMKEAIRELRQGRKVDDPNVDNQYNALKKYTINLNDRAANGDLDPIIGRDDEIRRILQILSRRSKNNPILVGDAGVGKTAIVEGIAWRIVKKDVPENLRKKRILTLDMAGLVAGAKFKGEFEERLKGVIDEVNASQGEVILFIDEIHTLIGTGGGNGALDAANILKPALARGELRVIGATTPDEFQKYFEQDKALVRRFQTVYVDEPSVADTISILRGVQEKFEVYHKIDILDEALVAAAELSSRYITDRRLPDKALDLIDEAAAKLRLELDSVPDEIDELDRRVQQLEIEREAIKRENNQVKLKQISEQLANAREKANSKRSQWHNEKEQVDAIQNLKKQIDEKEQEASKAERNAEFDKVAQIRYGEIEKLKAELIEKEKLLNALPEEDRFTNEEVTANDVAEVVARWTGIPVQRMLQSEKEKLLHLEEKIGERLIGQKEAVRAVSDAVRRSRAGMQDPNRPIGSFIFLGPTGVGKTELAKALAEVLFDDERAITRIDMSEYQEKHAASRLVGAPPGYVGYEEGGQLTEAVRRRPYSIILMDEIEKAHPDTFNILLQVLDDGRLTDNKGRVANFKNTIIIMTSNMASDVILENFEDLDALGADHRAEIIETTKEEVFNQLKENLRPEFLNRIDEKIMFLPLTKDEIKQIAGLLLKGVRKNLGQQGISLELTPAALDLLTDLGYDPEFGARPLKRVIQKELVNELAKQVLGGTAGPGTAMVIDAQNGQFVFNGVSKPLAEETKANKKADAKQEDPQRKQQLNELIKATDEVNDAVKQVKRTRRSGSKGHENKE, from the coding sequence ATGACCTACGATGATTTTACCATAAAAGCGCAGGAGTGCATTCTGGAGGGACAGAAGCTGGCCGGCACCCTGCATCAGCAGCAGGTTGACACCACCCATTTGTTATTGGGTATCATGAATTCGGAGGAGAGCATCAGCTCCTTTCTGCTGCAAAAGATGCACGTTGATATGGACCAGCTGCGGACCATCCTGGATCAGGCCATCCGCAACTATCCTCGTTCTGAAGGCGCCAATAAACAATTTCTGAGCAGTGATGCGAATGCAGCTCTGGCCCGGGCTAAAAAAATGATGCCCATCTTCGGGGATGAATACATCTCCGTTGAGCTGATCCTGCTGGGTATCCTCCAGGGGAAGGACAAGGCAGCGAGTCTGTTGCAGGGACTGGGAGCCACCGAGACAGCCATGAAAGAAGCCATCCGTGAACTTCGGCAGGGCCGGAAGGTAGATGACCCCAATGTGGATAATCAATACAACGCACTGAAAAAATACACGATCAATCTCAACGACCGGGCTGCCAATGGTGACCTGGACCCGATCATCGGGCGGGATGATGAGATCCGTCGTATCCTGCAGATCCTGTCCCGAAGGAGTAAGAACAATCCCATTCTGGTGGGTGACGCAGGGGTCGGAAAGACAGCCATCGTAGAGGGAATCGCCTGGCGCATAGTCAAAAAAGATGTACCTGAAAATCTGCGTAAGAAACGCATCCTCACCCTGGACATGGCGGGATTGGTTGCCGGGGCAAAATTTAAAGGTGAGTTTGAAGAGCGGTTGAAAGGAGTCATCGATGAAGTAAATGCTTCCCAGGGAGAGGTTATCCTGTTCATTGATGAGATCCATACCCTGATCGGCACCGGAGGAGGCAATGGAGCACTGGATGCAGCCAATATCCTGAAGCCGGCGCTGGCCCGTGGTGAACTCCGGGTTATTGGTGCGACCACACCGGATGAATTCCAGAAGTATTTTGAACAGGATAAGGCACTGGTGAGGCGTTTTCAGACCGTTTACGTCGATGAACCCAGTGTGGCAGATACCATTTCGATCCTCCGGGGAGTCCAGGAAAAATTCGAAGTTTACCACAAAATCGACATCCTGGATGAAGCACTGGTGGCCGCCGCAGAGCTGTCCAGCCGGTACATCACCGACCGAAGATTGCCCGACAAGGCCTTGGATCTGATCGATGAGGCTGCGGCCAAGCTCCGCCTCGAACTGGACTCCGTGCCGGACGAAATCGATGAATTGGATCGACGCGTTCAGCAGTTGGAGATCGAACGGGAGGCCATCAAGCGGGAGAACAATCAGGTTAAGCTGAAACAAATCTCGGAACAGCTGGCCAATGCCCGCGAAAAAGCCAATAGTAAGCGCTCCCAGTGGCACAATGAAAAAGAACAGGTCGACGCCATCCAAAACCTGAAAAAACAAATTGACGAAAAAGAGCAGGAAGCCAGTAAGGCTGAGCGCAATGCTGAATTCGACAAGGTAGCCCAGATTCGCTACGGTGAGATCGAAAAGCTGAAAGCCGAATTGATTGAAAAGGAAAAGCTATTGAACGCACTTCCGGAAGAAGATCGATTTACCAATGAAGAGGTAACCGCCAATGATGTGGCAGAGGTTGTCGCTCGCTGGACGGGTATACCGGTTCAGCGAATGCTGCAGAGCGAGAAGGAAAAATTGCTGCATCTGGAAGAAAAGATCGGGGAGCGCCTCATCGGTCAGAAAGAAGCGGTAAGAGCTGTTTCCGATGCCGTGCGCAGAAGTCGCGCTGGCATGCAGGACCCCAATCGTCCCATCGGTTCATTTATATTTCTGGGCCCTACCGGGGTCGGAAAGACTGAACTCGCCAAGGCGCTGGCCGAGGTGCTCTTTGATGACGAACGTGCCATCACCCGTATCGACATGAGTGAATACCAGGAGAAGCATGCAGCATCCCGCCTGGTCGGCGCGCCTCCGGGGTATGTAGGTTACGAGGAAGGAGGACAGCTTACGGAAGCGGTTCGCCGGCGACCCTATTCCATTATCCTCATGGATGAGATCGAGAAAGCCCATCCGGACACCTTTAATATATTGTTGCAGGTCCTGGATGACGGGCGGCTGACCGATAACAAAGGCCGCGTAGCCAACTTTAAGAATACCATCATCATCATGACCTCCAATATGGCCTCGGATGTCATTCTGGAGAACTTCGAGGACCTCGATGCGCTCGGGGCGGATCATCGCGCGGAGATTATCGAGACCACCAAAGAGGAGGTGTTTAACCAGCTGAAGGAAAATCTGCGGCCGGAATTTCTTAACCGGATCGATGAAAAGATCATGTTCCTTCCTTTAACCAAAGACGAGATCAAGCAAATTGCCGGACTGTTGCTGAAAGGCGTCCGCAAGAACCTGGGTCAGCAAGGCATCAGTCTGGAATTGACTCCCGCGGCCCTGGATCTGCTCACCGATCTGGGTTACGATCCCGAATTCGGTGCACGACCACTAAAACGGGTGATCCAGAAAGAACTTGTCAACGAACTGGCCAAGCAGGTGCTGGGAGGTACGGCTGGGCCCGGAACCGCCATGGTCATCGATGCGCAGAATGGCCAATTTGTATTCAACGGAGTGAGTAAACCGCTGGCTGAAGAAACGAAAGCGAACAAAAAAGCCGACGCAAAGCAGGAGGATCCTCAGCGCAAGCAACAATTGAACGAACTGATCAAAGCCACGGATGAAGTGAATGACGCGGTGAAGCAAGTGAAAAGAACCCGGCGGTCAGGATCTAAAGGTCACGAAAACAAGGAATAA
- a CDS encoding YceI family protein → MKKMINTLIGMVVVGAGIKAQETLSVNLEKSSLKWMGEYTFYFGGHEGFISLTEGQLIKTNDQITGGHFIIDMNSISNTDIKIEDANKSLVDHLKSEDFFNVKEYPVARLVITQINYNDQTHAEIDAVLTIKNISKSIRFRAEFDPGKKEVNTKFKIDRNDWGVNYNHLLKDEAISDAIGFHINLIYK, encoded by the coding sequence ATGAAGAAAATGATCAATACCCTCATCGGGATGGTGGTAGTAGGTGCAGGTATCAAAGCTCAGGAAACGCTAAGTGTCAACCTCGAAAAAAGCTCCCTGAAATGGATGGGAGAATATACCTTTTATTTTGGCGGTCATGAGGGGTTTATTAGCCTCACGGAAGGTCAGTTAATAAAAACAAACGATCAAATTACCGGAGGTCATTTTATCATCGATATGAATTCCATTTCAAACACGGATATTAAAATTGAGGATGCAAATAAAAGCTTGGTAGACCATTTAAAATCCGAAGACTTTTTTAATGTCAAGGAATATCCGGTGGCAAGATTGGTTATCACCCAAATAAACTATAACGATCAGACACATGCTGAAATAGATGCTGTGCTGACGATAAAGAATATTTCAAAATCGATCCGCTTCCGGGCAGAATTTGATCCCGGCAAAAAGGAAGTAAATACAAAATTCAAAATTGACCGCAATGATTGGGGCGTGAACTACAATCACCTCCTTAAAGATGAAGCCATTTCGGATGCCATTGGATTTCATATTAACCTGATCTACAAATAA